A genomic window from Variovorax paradoxus includes:
- a CDS encoding acyl-CoA dehydrogenase has translation MAAKAQFHWDDPLLLDQQLTDEERMIRDAANAYCQERLAPRVIEGFRTGETDPAIFREMGALGLLGPTIPEQYGGPGLNYVAYGLIAREVERVDSGYRSMASVQSSLVMVPIFEFGTEAQKQKFLPKLATGEWIGCFGLTEPDHGSDPGSMATRAKKVPGGYSLSGSKMWISNSPIADVFVVWAKEVSESGTVGPIRGFVLEKGMKGLSAPAIHGKVGLRASITGEIVMDGVFCPEENAFPEVQGLKGPFTCLNSARYGISWGALGAAEDCWHRARQYTLDRKQFGRPLAANQLIQKKLADMQTEITLGLQGSLRLGRMKDEGIAAVEITSIMKRNNCGKSLDIARMARDMMGGNGISDEFGVARHLVNLEVVNTYEGTHDIHALILGRAITGIAAFAN, from the coding sequence ATGGCCGCCAAAGCGCAATTCCACTGGGACGACCCCCTTCTTCTCGACCAGCAACTGACCGACGAAGAACGCATGATCCGCGACGCGGCCAATGCCTACTGCCAGGAGCGCCTGGCGCCCCGCGTCATCGAAGGCTTCCGCACTGGCGAGACCGACCCCGCCATCTTTCGCGAAATGGGCGCGCTCGGACTGCTGGGCCCCACGATCCCCGAGCAGTACGGCGGCCCAGGCCTCAACTACGTGGCCTATGGCCTGATCGCCCGCGAAGTCGAGCGCGTCGACTCGGGCTACCGCTCGATGGCCAGCGTGCAGAGCTCGCTGGTGATGGTGCCGATCTTCGAATTCGGCACCGAAGCGCAAAAGCAGAAGTTCCTGCCCAAGCTCGCCACCGGCGAATGGATCGGCTGCTTCGGCCTGACCGAGCCCGACCACGGCTCCGACCCCGGCAGCATGGCCACGCGCGCCAAGAAGGTGCCGGGCGGCTACTCGCTCAGCGGCTCGAAGATGTGGATCAGCAACTCGCCCATCGCCGACGTGTTCGTGGTGTGGGCCAAGGAAGTCAGCGAAAGCGGCACGGTCGGCCCCATCCGCGGCTTCGTGCTCGAAAAGGGCATGAAGGGCCTGAGCGCTCCCGCGATCCACGGCAAGGTCGGCCTGCGCGCCAGCATCACCGGCGAGATCGTGATGGACGGTGTGTTCTGCCCCGAAGAAAACGCCTTCCCCGAAGTGCAAGGCCTCAAGGGCCCGTTCACCTGCCTGAACAGCGCCCGCTACGGCATCTCGTGGGGTGCCCTGGGCGCCGCTGAAGACTGCTGGCACCGCGCCCGCCAGTACACGCTGGACCGCAAGCAGTTCGGCCGCCCGCTCGCCGCCAACCAGCTCATCCAGAAGAAGCTGGCCGACATGCAGACCGAAATCACGCTGGGCCTGCAAGGCAGCCTGCGCCTGGGCCGCATGAAGGACGAGGGCATTGCCGCAGTCGAAATCACCTCGATCATGAAGCGCAACAACTGCGGCAAGTCGCTCGACATCGCCCGCATGGCGCGCGACATGATGGGCGGCAACGGCATCAGCGATGAGTTCGGCGTGGCCCGCCACTTGGTGAACCTCGAAGTGGTCAACACCTACGAAGGCACGCACGACATCCACGCGCTCATCCTGGGCCGCGCCATCACCGGCATCGCAGCGTTCGCGAACTGA
- a CDS encoding LysR substrate-binding domain-containing protein, producing MRRKIPPLQTLVCFDAAARHESYTRAAQELALTQSAVSRQIGTLEAFLGVALFRRTRHGVALTASGAAYARQITKRLEAMERDTLDAMAHQGEGGSLSLAAVPTFATRWLMPRLRGFAALQPDVVVHIETRTRPFLFADAEFDAALYAGTPAQVENWAGTRALLLMHEDVVPVCSPSLLPRGKAVTPAAIAKMPLLQQSTRPDGWRQWFDAQQIDAPNARGGPRYELFSILAAAASHGLGVALMPTMLVADELVRGELVVACARPLSGERNYYLVTPERADQRPLLKFFSDWLLEQARQG from the coding sequence ATGCGCCGCAAGATCCCACCCCTGCAAACCCTCGTGTGCTTCGATGCCGCCGCGCGCCACGAGAGCTACACCCGCGCCGCGCAGGAACTGGCGCTGACGCAAAGCGCTGTGTCGCGCCAGATCGGCACGCTCGAAGCCTTCCTCGGCGTGGCGCTGTTCCGTCGCACGCGGCACGGCGTGGCACTGACGGCCAGCGGCGCGGCCTATGCGCGGCAGATCACCAAGCGGCTGGAAGCGATGGAGCGCGACACGCTCGACGCCATGGCCCACCAGGGCGAAGGCGGCTCGCTCTCATTGGCAGCCGTGCCCACCTTCGCTACCCGCTGGCTGATGCCGCGCCTGCGCGGCTTCGCGGCGCTGCAGCCCGACGTGGTGGTGCACATCGAGACGCGCACCCGCCCCTTTCTCTTTGCCGACGCGGAATTCGACGCCGCGCTGTACGCCGGCACGCCCGCGCAGGTCGAGAACTGGGCCGGCACACGCGCGCTGCTGCTGATGCACGAAGACGTGGTGCCGGTGTGCAGCCCGTCGCTGCTCCCGCGCGGCAAGGCCGTGACGCCGGCCGCCATCGCGAAGATGCCGCTGCTGCAGCAAAGCACGCGGCCCGACGGCTGGCGCCAGTGGTTCGACGCGCAGCAGATCGACGCGCCCAACGCACGCGGCGGGCCGCGCTACGAGCTGTTCTCGATACTGGCCGCGGCCGCGTCGCACGGGCTCGGCGTGGCGCTGATGCCGACGATGCTGGTGGCCGACGAACTGGTGCGCGGCGAGCTGGTGGTGGCGTGCGCGCGGCCCTTGTCGGGCGAGCGCAACTATTACCTCGTGACGCCAGAGCGGGCCGATCAGCGGCCGCTGCTGAAGTTCTTCAGCGACTGGCTGCTGGAGCAGGCCCGGCAGGGTTGA
- a CDS encoding 2OG-Fe(II) oxygenase, giving the protein MTRKPSRIDALDWPRIEADLATRGCAVTGQLFTPEECAALTAMYDEAHRFRSRVVMQRHGFGQGEYQYFANPLPPRLAACRSALYERLAPLANAWATAMGQPADYPPDHAAYLARCHAAGQLRPTPLLLRYDEGDYNCLHQDLYGDLQFPLQLTVLLSKPGEDFTGGEFVLTEQRPRMQSRAEVAPLAQGEAVIFAVNQRPVAGTRGSYRVTMRHGVSRVRSGRRHTLGIIFHDAR; this is encoded by the coding sequence ATGACAAGAAAGCCTTCCCGCATCGACGCGCTCGACTGGCCCCGCATCGAAGCCGACCTCGCCACCCGCGGCTGCGCCGTCACCGGTCAGCTGTTCACCCCCGAGGAATGCGCTGCGCTCACGGCCATGTACGACGAAGCCCACCGCTTTCGCAGCCGCGTGGTGATGCAGCGCCACGGCTTCGGGCAAGGCGAGTACCAGTACTTCGCCAATCCGCTGCCGCCCAGGCTCGCTGCATGCCGCAGCGCGCTGTACGAACGCCTCGCGCCGCTGGCCAACGCATGGGCCACGGCAATGGGCCAGCCGGCCGACTACCCGCCGGACCACGCCGCGTATCTCGCGCGCTGCCACGCGGCGGGCCAGTTGCGCCCCACCCCGCTGCTGTTGCGCTACGACGAGGGCGACTACAACTGCCTGCACCAGGATCTGTACGGCGACCTGCAATTCCCGCTGCAGCTCACGGTGCTGCTGAGCAAGCCGGGCGAAGACTTCACCGGCGGCGAGTTCGTGCTGACCGAGCAGCGCCCGCGCATGCAGTCGCGCGCCGAGGTGGCGCCGCTCGCGCAGGGCGAGGCGGTGATCTTCGCGGTCAACCAGCGGCCGGTGGCCGGCACGCGCGGCAGCTACCGCGTGACGATGCGCCACGGCGTGAGCCGCGTGCGTTCGGGGCGGCGGCATACGCTGGGCATCATCTTTCACGACGCGCGCTGA
- a CDS encoding adenylate/guanylate cyclase domain-containing protein produces the protein MNNKNSSGNPEAAGKPSVEKSVTQPAPAGRSRRFRVDVGTIVSVVALAQSLLLVSLGYWGSQRLVSRIGVSAHKANHDRTEDKVLAFLQKAESVINAAGTAPSLQPAGEHSDRTAELLWTLLQQSPELDSIYVSNEKGQMLMALRYPVPAMRHIERGAGFTTETWQYKLPLDAEADVQQRYATQRLESFRSNYNPTQRSWYVQACKAQGPIWTQPYVFAAAQELGVTYALPSKRRYADSSAQALVVAGDVSLGRLSEFVRQFSSDGYGDSALLSADFRVLARSDMPGVLHELQPPSGVLGALHAHMVADGTAGGGTDTEFSFTHEGRRYLVQASRIPSTGWQLVSWVPEDMLLGDLHRAVLWGLALALVFLAMALFMSLKLSKLVTAPVENLSHIARRIGLLELDNLPREPSRVLEIQHLDQALDDSARSLKAFSKFVPVDVINQLIAEGHTLAPSGSPRRVTVMFTDVEGFTSISESLDTDVLVVMLTEYFNLATGVFARHGGVVDKFIGDGIMVLWGAPSDLKDAEYKACLAALELHVEMDDLNRKWAAQGLPEFRTRVGIHTGTVIAGVLGSNDRLSYTAFGDVINVASRIEGFNKQLGTQTLMSETTFAGLGGRLHTRRIEEQAELRGRQTRMVLYELMTS, from the coding sequence ATGAACAACAAGAACTCTTCCGGTAATCCGGAAGCGGCTGGAAAGCCGTCGGTCGAAAAATCTGTCACACAACCGGCACCGGCCGGGCGCTCGCGCCGCTTCCGGGTAGACGTGGGCACCATCGTCAGCGTCGTGGCGCTGGCCCAGTCGCTGCTGCTGGTGTCGCTCGGCTACTGGGGCTCGCAGCGGCTGGTGTCGCGCATCGGCGTGTCCGCGCACAAAGCCAACCATGACCGCACCGAAGACAAGGTGCTGGCCTTTCTTCAGAAAGCCGAGTCGGTCATCAACGCGGCGGGCACCGCCCCCAGCCTGCAGCCCGCGGGCGAGCACTCCGACAGAACGGCGGAGCTGCTCTGGACGCTGCTGCAGCAGTCGCCCGAGCTCGACAGCATCTACGTCAGCAACGAGAAGGGCCAGATGCTGATGGCGCTGCGCTACCCGGTGCCGGCCATGCGCCACATCGAGCGTGGCGCAGGCTTCACCACCGAGACCTGGCAGTACAAGCTGCCGCTGGATGCCGAAGCCGACGTGCAGCAGCGCTATGCCACGCAGCGCCTTGAGTCGTTCCGCAGCAACTACAACCCGACGCAGCGCAGCTGGTACGTGCAGGCATGCAAGGCACAGGGGCCCATCTGGACGCAGCCGTACGTATTCGCCGCCGCGCAGGAGCTTGGCGTGACCTACGCGCTGCCCAGCAAGCGCCGCTACGCGGACAGCAGCGCGCAGGCGCTGGTGGTGGCGGGCGATGTCTCGCTCGGGCGGCTGTCGGAGTTCGTGCGCCAGTTCAGCAGCGACGGCTACGGCGACAGCGCGCTGCTGAGCGCCGACTTCCGCGTGCTCGCGCGCAGCGACATGCCGGGCGTGCTGCACGAGCTGCAGCCGCCCAGCGGTGTGCTCGGCGCATTGCACGCGCACATGGTGGCCGACGGCACGGCGGGCGGGGGCACCGACACCGAGTTCTCCTTCACCCACGAAGGCCGCCGCTATCTGGTGCAGGCCTCGCGCATCCCCAGCACCGGCTGGCAGCTGGTGAGCTGGGTGCCCGAAGACATGCTGCTGGGCGACCTGCACCGCGCGGTGCTGTGGGGCCTGGCGCTGGCGCTGGTCTTCCTCGCGATGGCGCTGTTCATGTCGCTGAAGCTGTCGAAGCTGGTGACAGCGCCGGTGGAGAACCTCTCGCACATCGCGCGCCGCATCGGCCTGCTGGAGCTGGACAACCTGCCGCGCGAACCGAGCCGCGTGCTCGAGATCCAACACCTGGACCAGGCCCTGGACGACTCGGCGCGCAGCCTGAAGGCCTTCAGCAAGTTCGTGCCGGTGGACGTGATCAACCAGCTGATCGCTGAGGGCCATACGCTCGCACCCAGCGGCTCACCGCGGCGCGTGACGGTGATGTTCACCGACGTGGAGGGCTTCACCTCGATCTCGGAGTCGCTCGACACCGACGTGCTGGTGGTCATGCTGACCGAGTACTTCAACCTGGCGACGGGCGTGTTCGCGCGGCACGGCGGCGTGGTCGACAAGTTCATCGGCGACGGCATCATGGTGCTGTGGGGCGCGCCCTCCGACCTGAAGGACGCGGAATACAAGGCCTGCCTGGCCGCGCTGGAGCTGCACGTGGAAATGGACGATCTCAACCGCAAGTGGGCGGCACAGGGCCTGCCCGAGTTCCGCACGCGCGTGGGCATCCACACAGGCACGGTGATCGCGGGGGTGCTGGGCTCGAACGACCGGCTGTCGTACACGGCGTTCGGCGACGTGATCAACGTGGCGAGCCGCATCGAGGGCTTCAACAAGCAGCTCGGCACGCAGACGCTGATGTCGGAAACCACCTTCGCCGGGCTCGGCGGCCGGCTTCACACGCGGCGCATCGAGGAGCAGGCGGAACTGCGCGGCCGGCAGACGCGCATGGTGCTCTACGAGCTGATGACTTCCTAG
- a CDS encoding YbaY family lipoprotein, with protein MKRRTSLLMFSAIAGASLLSACAVPSSPAAGGGTQLRVSGTVTYRERIALDPAAEVVVQLLDVSRMDAPSTVLAEQRIKANGKQVPFAYELKVDAARIDPRMRYAVSARISRGEQLLFINDTQYSVLTQGGGATADLVLVRVAQAPR; from the coding sequence ATGAAAAGACGCACCAGCCTCCTCATGTTCTCGGCCATCGCCGGCGCCTCTTTGCTGAGCGCCTGTGCCGTGCCTTCTTCGCCAGCTGCAGGCGGAGGCACGCAGCTTCGCGTGAGCGGCACCGTCACCTACCGCGAACGCATCGCGCTCGACCCAGCGGCCGAAGTCGTGGTGCAGCTGCTCGACGTATCGCGCATGGACGCGCCTTCGACCGTGCTCGCCGAGCAGCGCATCAAGGCCAACGGCAAGCAGGTGCCCTTCGCCTACGAGCTGAAGGTGGATGCCGCGCGCATCGACCCGCGCATGCGCTACGCCGTGTCGGCGCGTATCTCGCGAGGCGAGCAGCTGCTGTTCATCAACGACACGCAGTATTCCGTGCTCACGCAAGGCGGCGGTGCCACCGCTGACCTGGTGCTGGTGCGCGTCGCCCAGGCTCCGCGCTAG
- a CDS encoding acetoacetate--CoA ligase: MPAPNIPQIRLYQDWLRDTRGLVFDSYDALWRWSVTELDAFWQSIWDYARIESPTPHTAVLAESRMPGARWFPGAQVNYAREVLRHADVAHAAGMPAIVSDNERGEVREMSWPEMRRQVASVALTLKSLGVQRGDRVAAYMPNVPETMVAFLACSSIGAIWSVCAPDMGTAAVADRFRQIEPKVLIAVDGVHYGGKPLDRSAVLQELRGQLPSVQKLLLVKSPYATNAVQHDVDWAQATDRNGAEVAAFEPEWLPFDHPIWIVYSSGTTGLPKPIVHGQGGIILTMHACGLHNDVGASYGANNFGERYHWYSSTGWVMWNSQLSGMAFGATICIYDGNPAGSKEKPDWSVLWRFVARHKVTFFGAGAAYFTNCMKAGLVAKECGDLSRVRALGSTGSPLPEEVQRWGSRQILDAGSKEVWWCNISGGTDFCGAFVGGNRDLPEVPGQMQCRELGHAVEAWNEQGQPVIGEVGELVCTKAIPSMPLYFWGDEGNARYVSSYFDTYPGVWRHGDWIRIGEDGGCIIYGRSDATINRQGLRMGTSEIYSAVEGLPEVLDSMVVDLEYLGRDSYMPLFVVLRPGVSLDDAMRMRLNNAIKTSLSPRFVPNDIFQVAEIPRTLSGKKQELPIKKLLLGQPIEKVVNREAMANPGSLDWYVAFAAERASA, from the coding sequence ATGCCCGCTCCCAACATCCCCCAGATCCGCCTCTATCAAGACTGGCTGCGCGATACGCGCGGCCTCGTGTTCGACAGCTACGACGCCCTGTGGCGCTGGTCCGTCACCGAGCTCGACGCCTTCTGGCAGAGCATCTGGGACTACGCCCGCATCGAGTCGCCCACGCCGCACACAGCCGTGCTCGCCGAATCGCGCATGCCCGGCGCGCGCTGGTTCCCCGGCGCCCAGGTCAACTACGCCCGCGAGGTGCTGCGCCATGCCGACGTGGCCCACGCCGCAGGCATGCCCGCCATCGTGAGCGACAACGAACGCGGTGAAGTGCGCGAGATGTCGTGGCCCGAAATGCGCCGCCAGGTCGCGTCAGTCGCGCTCACGCTCAAGTCTCTTGGCGTGCAGCGCGGCGACCGCGTTGCGGCCTACATGCCCAACGTGCCCGAGACCATGGTGGCCTTTCTCGCGTGCTCCAGCATCGGCGCGATCTGGAGCGTGTGCGCGCCCGACATGGGCACCGCCGCCGTGGCCGACCGCTTCCGCCAGATCGAGCCCAAGGTGCTGATCGCCGTCGACGGCGTGCACTACGGCGGCAAGCCGCTCGACCGCAGCGCCGTGCTGCAGGAACTGCGCGGCCAGTTGCCGAGCGTGCAGAAGCTGCTGCTCGTGAAGTCACCGTACGCCACCAACGCCGTGCAGCACGACGTCGACTGGGCACAGGCCACCGACCGCAACGGTGCCGAGGTCGCAGCCTTCGAGCCCGAATGGCTGCCTTTCGATCACCCGATCTGGATCGTCTATTCGAGCGGCACCACCGGGCTGCCCAAGCCCATCGTGCACGGGCAGGGCGGCATCATCCTCACCATGCACGCCTGCGGCCTGCACAACGACGTGGGTGCGAGCTACGGCGCCAACAACTTCGGCGAGCGCTACCACTGGTACAGCTCCACCGGCTGGGTCATGTGGAACTCGCAGCTTTCGGGCATGGCCTTCGGCGCCACCATCTGCATCTACGACGGCAACCCGGCGGGCAGCAAGGAGAAGCCCGACTGGAGCGTGCTGTGGCGCTTCGTGGCGCGGCACAAGGTCACCTTCTTCGGCGCGGGCGCGGCCTACTTCACCAACTGCATGAAGGCCGGCCTCGTCGCGAAGGAATGCGGCGACCTGTCGCGCGTGCGCGCGCTAGGCAGCACCGGCTCGCCGCTGCCCGAAGAGGTGCAGCGCTGGGGCTCCAGGCAGATCCTCGATGCGGGTTCGAAGGAGGTGTGGTGGTGCAACATCTCTGGCGGCACTGACTTCTGCGGGGCCTTCGTCGGTGGCAACCGCGACCTGCCCGAAGTGCCGGGCCAGATGCAGTGCCGCGAACTGGGCCATGCCGTCGAGGCTTGGAACGAACAGGGCCAGCCGGTCATCGGCGAAGTTGGCGAGCTGGTGTGCACCAAGGCCATTCCGTCGATGCCGCTCTACTTCTGGGGCGACGAAGGCAATGCGCGCTACGTGTCGAGCTACTTCGACACCTATCCCGGCGTGTGGCGCCACGGTGACTGGATCAGGATCGGCGAGGACGGCGGCTGCATCATCTACGGCCGCAGCGACGCCACCATCAACCGCCAGGGCCTGCGCATGGGCACCAGCGAGATCTACAGCGCCGTCGAGGGCCTGCCCGAGGTGCTCGACTCGATGGTGGTCGACCTTGAATACCTGGGCCGCGACAGCTACATGCCGCTGTTCGTGGTGCTGCGCCCCGGCGTGTCGCTCGACGACGCCATGCGCATGCGGCTCAACAACGCCATCAAGACCTCGCTGTCACCGCGCTTCGTGCCCAACGACATCTTCCAGGTGGCCGAGATACCGCGCACGCTCTCGGGCAAGAAGCAGGAGCTGCCGATCAAGAAGCTGTTGCTGGGCCAGCCCATCGAGAAGGTGGTCAACCGCGAGGCGATGGCAAACCCGGGCAGCCTGGACTGGTACGTGGCCTTTGCCGCAGAGCGAGCCTCCGCATAA
- a CDS encoding TetR/AcrR family transcriptional regulator yields the protein MSTRTPAARRSTSRAATPPPAAVAIATARPDRKQAILLAAEKLFAQHGYHVVTIRQIAEEAGVPLALVGYYYGQKHELFHAIFEHWGHSIEARLAGLAAVNIDPDDTRTLPRIIEAFTAPVLALRASSEGEYYALLVARELYHATEEADRVLRAYFDPLAEAYIDALHVALPHATRSQAAWGYQFALGSLLHHLNDSRIERLSRGENTRADPAVAPMLVSFIVGGLRAALPRPRTTPRRQKT from the coding sequence ATGAGCACCCGCACACCTGCCGCAAGGCGCAGCACCTCGCGCGCTGCGACGCCGCCTCCCGCCGCAGTCGCCATCGCGACTGCGCGGCCCGACCGCAAGCAGGCGATCCTGCTGGCGGCCGAGAAGCTTTTTGCGCAGCACGGCTACCACGTGGTGACGATCCGCCAGATTGCCGAGGAGGCGGGCGTGCCGCTGGCGCTGGTGGGCTACTACTACGGCCAGAAGCACGAGCTGTTCCACGCGATCTTCGAGCACTGGGGCCACTCCATCGAGGCGCGGCTCGCGGGGCTGGCCGCGGTGAACATCGACCCCGACGACACGCGCACGCTGCCGCGCATCATCGAAGCCTTCACTGCGCCCGTGCTGGCGCTGCGCGCAAGTTCAGAGGGCGAGTACTACGCACTGCTGGTGGCGCGCGAGCTGTACCACGCCACCGAGGAAGCCGACCGCGTGCTGCGCGCCTACTTCGACCCATTGGCCGAGGCGTACATCGATGCGTTGCATGTCGCGCTGCCGCATGCCACACGCAGCCAGGCGGCCTGGGGCTATCAGTTCGCACTGGGCTCGCTGCTGCACCACCTGAACGACAGCCGCATCGAACGGCTCTCGCGCGGCGAGAACACGCGCGCCGACCCGGCCGTGGCGCCGATGCTGGTGAGCTTCATCGTCGGCGGCCTGCGCGCCGCGCTGCCACGCCCAAGAACCACCCCCAGGAGACAAAAGACATGA
- a CDS encoding ABC transporter substrate-binding protein: MMKRRTLLSALAAVSATAALPSRAQSSTKVVFGYTAVTDFASVFVAAEEGYFKKRSLDVELKFIPLNSTIPAALQSDSLQIGGPTPSVFLQAVDGGLDLVLVAGGGLTSKTITGFGLVARAGSGIKGPQDCIGKKIGVPGLRAFLHVTFRAWLKDSGVDYRKVNFVEAAFPQHADLLRGGSVDAVVSADPFMSRITESGAGYVASYYSTFLPENNQTIVHAAKREWVAKNPAAARAFREALVESGAFMQQPKNDAKVRAAIGKYIKLPPEVLAKVQISPPGPVVTEKQLAYWTGLMKEQDMLKTSIDVAKLVAK, from the coding sequence ATGATGAAACGACGCACCCTGCTGTCGGCGCTTGCCGCGGTGTCGGCCACTGCCGCGCTGCCTTCGCGTGCCCAGTCGAGCACGAAGGTCGTGTTCGGCTACACGGCCGTGACCGACTTCGCCTCGGTGTTCGTGGCGGCCGAAGAGGGCTACTTCAAGAAGCGCAGCCTCGATGTCGAGCTCAAGTTCATCCCGCTGAACTCGACGATCCCGGCGGCGCTGCAGTCCGACTCGCTGCAGATCGGCGGGCCCACGCCCTCGGTATTCCTGCAGGCGGTGGACGGCGGACTCGACCTGGTGCTGGTGGCCGGCGGAGGCCTCACCTCGAAGACCATCACCGGCTTCGGCCTGGTGGCGCGCGCGGGCTCGGGCATCAAGGGTCCGCAAGACTGCATTGGCAAGAAGATCGGCGTGCCGGGCCTGCGCGCCTTCCTGCACGTGACCTTCCGCGCATGGCTGAAGGACAGCGGCGTGGACTACCGCAAGGTCAACTTCGTCGAGGCCGCCTTCCCGCAGCATGCCGACCTGCTGCGCGGCGGCTCGGTCGATGCGGTGGTGTCGGCCGACCCGTTCATGAGTCGCATCACCGAGAGCGGCGCTGGCTACGTCGCTTCGTACTACTCGACCTTCCTGCCCGAGAACAACCAGACCATCGTGCACGCGGCCAAGCGCGAGTGGGTGGCGAAGAATCCCGCGGCGGCGCGCGCATTTCGCGAAGCGCTGGTCGAGTCAGGTGCATTCATGCAGCAGCCGAAGAACGATGCCAAGGTGCGCGCGGCCATCGGCAAGTACATCAAGCTGCCACCCGAAGTGCTGGCCAAAGTGCAGATCTCGCCGCCCGGCCCCGTGGTGACGGAAAAGCAGCTCGCCTACTGGACCGGGCTGATGAAGGAGCAGGACATGCTCAAGACGAGCATCGACGTGGCGAAGCTGGTGGCGAAGTGA
- a CDS encoding ABC transporter ATP-binding protein yields MITAPAPVTARAALSASAFHSPASPTMQATPFLRFDGVTIRLGGREILSPTSFDVARGEFVCIVGPSGCGKTTLLRAASGLVTASAGEVRRNGVKMTEPSREVAFVFQDYGRALLPWRTVEGNVSLALEAAGVPAAERAPRIADVLDKVGLAKHAQKFPVQLSGGMQQRAQIARCLAQKPELMMMDEPFGALDALTRQSLQDELARLVRDDGLTVLFVTHDLEEAIYLGDRVIALQANPGPGRPSLARMIDVKIPRPRDQLTTKEHPEYLQLRRELFAFIEQGHD; encoded by the coding sequence GTGATCACAGCACCTGCCCCCGTCACCGCACGCGCCGCGCTGTCGGCGAGCGCCTTTCATTCGCCGGCCAGCCCCACGATGCAAGCCACCCCTTTCCTGCGCTTCGATGGCGTGACCATCCGCCTCGGCGGGCGCGAGATTCTGTCGCCCACCTCGTTCGACGTGGCGCGCGGCGAGTTCGTCTGCATCGTCGGCCCGAGCGGCTGCGGCAAGACCACGCTGCTGCGCGCGGCCAGCGGGCTCGTCACGGCGAGCGCGGGCGAAGTGCGGCGCAACGGCGTGAAGATGACCGAGCCTTCGCGCGAGGTCGCCTTCGTGTTCCAGGACTACGGCCGCGCGCTGCTGCCCTGGCGCACGGTGGAAGGCAATGTGAGCCTTGCACTCGAAGCAGCCGGCGTGCCGGCAGCCGAACGCGCGCCGCGCATCGCCGACGTGCTCGACAAGGTCGGCCTCGCGAAACATGCGCAGAAGTTTCCGGTGCAGCTGTCGGGCGGCATGCAGCAGCGCGCGCAGATTGCACGCTGCCTCGCGCAGAAGCCCGAGCTGATGATGATGGACGAGCCCTTCGGCGCGCTCGACGCACTCACGCGGCAGAGCCTGCAGGACGAGCTCGCGCGGCTGGTGCGCGACGACGGGCTCACGGTGCTGTTCGTCACGCACGACCTGGAAGAGGCCATCTATCTCGGCGACCGCGTGATCGCGCTGCAGGCCAACCCCGGACCGGGGCGGCCGAGCCTCGCGCGGATGATTGACGTGAAGATCCCGCGGCCGCGCGACCAGCTCACGACGAAGGAGCATCCGGAATACCTGCAGTTGCGGCGTGAACTGTTCGCCTTCATCGAGCAGGGCCATGACTGA
- a CDS encoding ABC transporter permease, whose product MTENRLFRWLRPWVFPVVLVGAFEWYARRAAALGSDALAPPSAAAKAFVGAAMDGSLWQATGFTLGTAALGLLLGAVLGIALGLVLGLSRRAAQLGSVSIEVLRPVPSVALIPLAMLTFGFGVRMELAIVAFATFWPLLVLVQSAVQQIEPRLLEVSRVLGLSARERAFKIVLPAIVPRLFVALRLGVAVALVVAVTVEIAANPNGMGYAMMIAQQSFDPALMLAWLGWIGVVGFAVNAGMLLLQRVVARGMGVPS is encoded by the coding sequence ATGACTGAAAACCGCCTCTTCCGCTGGCTGCGGCCGTGGGTGTTTCCGGTGGTGCTCGTCGGTGCGTTCGAGTGGTACGCACGACGTGCAGCGGCCTTGGGCAGCGATGCGCTCGCGCCGCCGAGTGCGGCGGCCAAGGCTTTCGTCGGCGCGGCCATGGACGGCTCGCTCTGGCAGGCCACCGGCTTCACGCTCGGCACCGCGGCACTCGGGCTGCTGTTGGGCGCGGTGCTCGGCATCGCATTGGGCCTGGTGCTCGGCCTCTCGCGCCGCGCGGCGCAGCTGGGCTCCGTCTCCATCGAGGTGCTGCGCCCGGTGCCTTCGGTCGCGCTGATCCCGCTCGCCATGCTGACCTTCGGCTTCGGTGTGCGCATGGAGCTGGCCATCGTCGCCTTCGCCACCTTCTGGCCGCTGCTGGTGCTGGTGCAATCCGCGGTGCAGCAGATCGAGCCGCGGCTGCTCGAAGTCAGCCGCGTGCTGGGCCTGTCGGCGCGCGAACGTGCCTTCAAGATCGTGCTGCCGGCCATCGTACCGCGCCTCTTCGTCGCGCTGCGGCTGGGCGTGGCGGTGGCGCTGGTGGTGGCCGTGACGGTGGAGATCGCTGCCAACCCGAACGGCATGGGCTACGCGATGATGATCGCGCAGCAGAGCTTCGACCCCGCGTTGATGCTCGCCTGGCTGGGGTGGATCGGCGTTGTGGGCTTTGCGGTCAACGCAGGCATGCTGTTGTTGCAGCGTGTGGTGGCGCGAGGCATGGGGGTGCCGTCATGA